In Tripterygium wilfordii isolate XIE 37 chromosome 23, ASM1340144v1, whole genome shotgun sequence, one genomic interval encodes:
- the LOC119993440 gene encoding DEAD-box ATP-dependent RNA helicase 15, with protein MGESRENEAYEEELLDYEEEEEKAPDSVGAKVNGEGAKKGYVGIHSSGFRDFLLKPELLRAIVDSGFEHPSEVQHECIPQAILGMDVICQAKSGMGKTAVFVLSALQQIDSGATGVNALVLCHTRELAYQICHEFERFSTYLPDIKVAVFYGGVNIKTHKDLLKNECPQIVVGTPGRILALTRDKDLSLKEVRHFILDECDKMLESLDMRRDVQEIFKMTPHDKQVMMFSATLSKEIRPVCKKFMQDPMEIYVDDEAKLTLHGLVQHYIKLSELEKNRKLNDLLDALDFNQVVIFVKSVNRAAELNKLLVECNFPSICIHSGMSQEERLMRYKGFKEGHKRILVATDLVGRGIDIERVNIVINYDMPDSADTYLHRVGRAGRFGTKGLAITFVSSASDSDVLNQVQERFEVDIKELPEQIDTSSYMPS; from the exons ATGGGAGAATCAAGAGAGAACGAAGCATACGAAGAGGAGCTTCTCGActatgaagaagaggaagagaaagccCCGGATTCAGTCGGTGCCAAAGTTAATGGCGAAGGTGCCAAAAA GGGCTATGTTGGAATACACAGTTCAGGATTCAGAGACTTCCTCCTGAAGCCAGAGCTTCTCCGAGCTATTGTGGATTCGGGATTTGAGCATCCTTCTGAAG TGCAACATGAGTGTATCCCTCAAGCCATCTTGGGCATGGATGTCATCTGCCAAGCTAAATCAGGGATGGGAAAGACTGCTGTTTTTGTGCTGTCTGCATTGCAGCAAATTGATTCTGGTGCAACTGGTGTTAATGCTCTTGTTTTATGTCACACGAGAGAGTTAGCTTACCAG ATTTGTCATGAGTTTGAGAGGTTCAGTACTTACTTGCCTGATATCAAAGTTGCTGTCTTTTATGGTGGTGTCAATATCAAGACTCACAAAGATCTACTGAAGAATGAATGCCCCCAAATTGTTGTTGGGACACCCGGAAGGATTTTGGCATTGACTAGAGACAAAGATCTTTCCTTGAAGGAAGTGAGGCATTTCATCCTCGATGAATGTGACAAGATGCTTGAATCACTTG ACATGAGGAGAGATGTACAGGAGATTTTCAAAATGACCCCTCATGACAAGCAAGTTATGATGTTCTCTGCGACGCTTAGCAAAGAAATCCGCCCAGTTTGCAAGAAATTCATGCAAGAT CCAATGGAAATTTATGTAGATGACGAGGCCAAGTTAACCCTTCATGGTCTTGTACAG CACTACATCAAATTGAGTGAGCTGGAGAAGAATCGCAAGTTGAACGACCTTCTTGATGCATTGGACTTTAATCAGGTTGTCATCTTTGTCAAGAGTGTGAACAGAGCGGCCGAGCTGAACAAGTTACTGGTGGAGTGTAATTTCCCCTCAATATGCATCCATTCAGGCATGTCCCAAGAAGAAAG GTTGATGCGGTACAAGGGTTTCAAGGAGGGTCATAAAAGGATTCTCGTGGCTACTGATTTGGTTGGTAGAGGAATTGATATTGAACGTGTCAACATCGTCATCAACTATGACATGCCGGATTCTGCTGATACTTACCTGCATAGG GTTGGTAGAGCTGGTAGGTTTGGCACAAAGGGTCTGGCAATAACGTTTGTCTCCTCAGCTTCAGACTCCGATGTTCTTAATCAG GTTCAAGAGAGGTTTGAGGTGGATATAAAGGAGCTTCCTGAGCAAATTGATACCTCTTCATACA TGCCGTCTTAG